The uncultured Fibrobacter sp. genome contains the following window.
CCATAGCCGCTACAGGCATTCAACGTTATGAATGCGTTCACGGCAATAAAAAGGAATGTAATTCGACTAATCATCTTACTCCTTGGTTTGATATAAAACATTTTTCCAATCTTCAATCAACTGTTCCAGCGATTTTTTCTTATTCAATCCAGAAGAGCTCGGTAGATACGGGAGAAAATTTATCTGACGAGAAAACAGCTCCGTATTCATCTTTTCTTGATATTTCTTAGAAAAAATCTTTGAGGCTTTTTTCCCATTAAACGCGACAGTCTTAATATTAGGATTGTTTTTTATAAAATCCCTTATAGATTCATAATCGAAAGTCGCATTCTTTATGTTTTTATCATCACTATTTTTGCGATTTGCCGTTTTACAAACGTCCCACAAGGCGATGCGAGTCGATTTTAACAAATCAGACTTTTCAGCATTAGAAAAAGACGCTTTGCTATTTTGATTCTGTAAAGACGCAATTATCTTCCAGAACCTATTGCTTGGACTACAATAGTATTGGGGTGTACCATATTCATCGGCACTCTTTATTTTTTCGTTCACCTCGAGAGTTTTATCCCCCGGGAGCGATCCCAATATCAGGATTTCGGAATCTTCGTTAACGATCGCTTCGAGTCTATTTTTTGTTTTCATAGAATTCTCCTTTTTTAGAGTTGAGTATTGAAACGTTTTTTTAGTCTTTAAGACAATGGATGGCACAAGTGGCCTACGGATCATCCTGGATGCAACGAACGGAGAAGCCATCGTCCTTAGTGTGGAAGTCAAAGTACGCTTCGGCCGTACCCAAGTACCAGCGGTAGGCGTAATCGTTATTGCGCTCAGATGCACTCCAAAAGCAGGCGTAGAAACCAGCGTTGTAGAAATAGCCATAGTAGACGCCAACAGGTAAAGCAGAGAACCCGTATGCATCGGTCGCTTTGGGCCATTCAGTCCAGCCAGTCGCCTGCATCGCATAGGGATTTTTTTCTATAGTTGAATAGAGTTTTCGCCATTCATATTCATCAGGTAAATGCCACCCCTCAGGACATACTCCACGAATCGATTCAGCAAGTCCGCATTCATTGCCTTTGCCACATTTTTCTTCAGACATACCTACCGCCGCAGCCCAGGTATAGAGCCGACCATACTTTGCGCAGCTATCGACAGAATTATTATAGCAGAAGCTGTTTTCCACTTCATAATTCAAATTTTCCGCCATCCAAGTCTGAGAGTCAATAGCGACTGTTTTATACGTTTTTCCATCACGAGCGTCCGTCATATTCCCCCTTACCACAGAAATCACTGCATTCTGGACGCAACGAATTGGTAAGGAACAGATTTGATTGGTATTACCGAAACTCGCACTATTTGCATCCAAGTTCCAATAGAAGATGTCGCCGCGAGAGCAGTGGCGAATGCTATCGCACTTAGTGGAACTCCAGAATTTAGCGGGAGAACCGTCATACCGGAAATAAGACTCGGTGCAGTGGTAACCAGCAGGGAGCGCGGAAAAGCCGTATGCATCAGTCGCTTTGGGCCAATCCGCCTGGCCCGTTGCTTGCATCGCATAAGGATCATTTCCCATAGCCAAATAGAGGGATCGCCATTCGCTTGTATCGGGTAAATGCCAACCACTAGGACACGCATTCTTCGCTGCAAACCAGCCATAGAGTTGACCATATTTCGCACAGCTATCTGCAGATTTTTTAAAGCAAAAACTACCTCCTTCATAAATCAGATTTTCCGCCATCCAGGTTTGAGAACCAATCGTGACTGTTTTATAGGTCTTTCCATCACGAGAATCCGTCAACAAGCCATATTCAATTCCGTTAGCATTCATATTCGAAGATTCCCCAAAGCCACTACTTGATTCGAGTTGGCCTTCAGGATTATTTTCACCGGTTTCCGGCTGCGTCACGGCATTTTCGTCGCCATCGCCAGAACTACAGGCGACAAGCAACGCCGACGCTACAACAGAAAGAATGAAGAGGGGTTTCATAGAAACGTGCCTCAAGAGTCCTGATTTTTTCATATCGATAATCCTCCAGCTTGTGGTAAAACCTACAACCAAACGTTTCCTATTTTTTCATTTTAACCTCGACAAATTTCTTTCTCAAATCAGTTAATCTATCACCATATAGTTTTCTTAATTCTTTATGTCCGTTACTATTTCCATTGAAAACACGAAGATACTCTTTTCCTATTTCTTTTTTCTCCGATTCTTTCAACTTTTCCAAATCAACAAGTTCATATTCTATTTTTAGTTTATCTATAAAATCATCAATTCTTTCTTTCAAATTTTCGGGACCATATTCCGCAAGCAACACACCCCCAATACTCTTGCGCAAAGTCGACTTCGCCCGACCATTGACATGATTATCTTTTAACCTTTTTTCCAAAGAGTCTGCTTTCCCCACATAAATGCAATATAAGCCATACTTTTGTTCCATTTCCTTTTCAAAATCTTTTGATGTAACCCCTAATACATCCAATATTGTTTTTAATTCGGTTCTTTTCGCCCACCACTTATAAATGCCGGAGTTACTTTCTAGTGAGCGTTCCGCCTTTTCGCGAAGGCTCTTTGCATCAATCAGTGTTCCGTTCATATTAGTCTCCTTTTTTAGAGTTGAGTGTTGAAACGTCTTTTAGTCTTTACTACAACGGATGTCACTAGATGGTCTACGGTCCGTCCTTTAGGCAACGAACAGAAAAACCGCGGTCCTTGTAGAAGATGTCTTCGGGCTTCACATTGTCCCCAAGATTGAAGAGGACTGCTTGACCGACAAGGTACTCAGTGGCACTCCAAAAGAAGGTTTGATTATCGCCAACGCCACCGAAACCCTTATAGTAGGCACCAGCAGGAAGTGCAGAAAAACCGTACGCATCGGTCGCAAAGCGCCATTTTGTCCAGCCGGTCGCTTGCAATGCATTGGGATCTTTATCCACAGCTAAATAGAGAATATACCATTCATATGCTTCGGGCAAATGCCAACCATCAGGACACGCATTCATCGCTGCATCCCAAGTATAGTGTCGACCATATTTTGCACAGCTATCAATTGAATTGTTGTAACAGTAACTTAGTTCTGTTTCATAATTCAGGTTTTCCGCCATCCAGGTTTGAGAACCAATCGTGACTGTTTTATAGGTCTTTCCATCACGAGAATCCGTTATCTTCCCCCTTACCACAGATTCTGGAGAAACCACAGAAAAATCACTTAACATAAAGACAGAACTCGAGCTCATCAAAACATTTGAATTTGACGAAATAGAACTATTTCCACCCATATCCAAAGAGCTGCTTGTTTCTAGCATACTCTCACGATTACATTCACAGGGCGCAGGCTGTGTGACGGCATTGTCTCCGTCTGAACCGCAAGCGGCAAACAAGGCCGCCGCAACAGAAAGAATGAAGAGAGGTTTCATAGAAACGCTCCTCAAGAGTCCTGATTTTTGCATATCGGTAATCCTCCGACTCTTTTTTTCGTACTTCTCGCGAAATACAATCTGTTAAACATCTTACTTTTAATGTAAACAAAAAAAAACGAAGTCAAGTGTTTTTTTTATTATCGGCCTTTTTGGAGCAAAAACGATATTCCAATTTGGAATAAAAACGGGAGAAATGCCTAGAACGCGACAAAAAAATTATACCATTTGGTATAATACCAAATGGTATAATTTTCAAGGGAGATTCCCGCCTTCGCGGGAATGACAACGTTGCTAGAGATCCTTCGACTTCGCACTTCGTGCTTCGCTCAGGATGACACATCTGCGGCTTGGCCTTTCGGCGAATAGGCCCTTCGGCAAGCTCAGGGACCTTATACGGTTTGCGAGCTTGCGAGTCGAACCACAGTGCAGGCAGGAGCCTTATCAACGTTCTTTTCTGAAAATACTGCTAGCAAAGCTCATGCCGTCGCGTTGGATTTTTAGGATGTACATTCCGCTTTTCATATCGGCGATGCCGATGCTGAAGGCGGATTGCCCCGCAGGTAACATCTGCGACTTGACGAGGCGACCGTTTATCGAGAAAATCTTGGCGGTTAGCCCCTGCGAAAGGGCTGTACCTGTGGCAATCTGCAATTCGTCGCCCATGATGCGGGCCTTCAAATCGGGGCGAGCAACTCGCGATTCACTGGGCGCGGCAATCGTCGTCGACTCAGGCTTCGGCTTGTTACGCAGCAAGCGCACGCCGAAGATTCCGCCCACCATTCCCGAACTTGCCGTAAACGAGATGCGCACAATCTTCTTGCCCTTCACCATGTTGTCCGGAATCGGGTAAGTCACGTTCATGAATTCGTCCTTATTCCACTTGCCCGCGATATTTTCGGTCACAAGCTTTTCGTCATCGACCATGATGTCGAAGGTGCGGGTACAGCCCTCATTGCCCCAGTAGCGAACCATGAGGCTCAGCGAATCTTCGCTGTTCGTCTCAAATTCATAGCTGATGAGTCCACCGTCGCCGCCGCTGCACTTGCCCGCGTCGCGGTAGAACTCACCCTGATGCGTTCCCGTCGAAGAATTTTCCACTTTCATCTTGTGATCCACTTCGGGCTGCTGCTCGCCGGGCGCCACTTTATCTACAGTCTTTTCGTCGAGCGCCAAAGCCTCTTCCTGCTCCTTTTTCAGGCGTTCGAGAATCGAGGGGTCCGTAAGCACCATCCAGTACATCATGTAGCGTACATCGTGCACTTCGTAGAACGGCTCCAGCAACAGATTCGCATCTTTCTTATTCGCAAACAGGTACGGAGCCTTAAAGTGCATCGGTTCGCCCTTCACTGGTTCCACCTTCGACGGGATTTCTTCTTTCTTGCTCGCAAGCATCGGGGCCTGATCCAGCGACTGCAACGCACCCGACGCAATATGGCTCCAGCGGCCGTCATCGGCCACAAGGCCGTTCAGATTTTCGGTCCCGGTCTTTGCAGAAAGTACAATCGGGCCGTGCAGAAGCGCCACGTAATCGCTCACGCCGGGCAAATCTTCGGTATGCGTGTACATCGGGAACAGCACCTCAATTACATCACCCGACTTCCATGATTTTCCCGCAGAAACATAGCTCGACGGATCGGACTTTTTCACGACGGTATCGCCATTCACAATCACCTTGAAATCAGCTTCTTTCACCCAATACGGATGGCGAACCTTGAAGTCGAACGAACCAGAACCCGTCACCGTAAACTTCGCACTTTCACCCTTCGGGAAGGCGGTTTCCTGCTTGACGGTCACCTTCTTGTCTTTCCAATTCAGGAGCGACGCTGCAAACAAATTCACATAAAGATTGTCGCCGTCCTTCGTATAGATAAACTGCGAATACTTCGTCGGATTTTCCATGCCCGAACCTACACAGCACCACATCGCCGCATTTACCTTGGAATACACGCGGTAATGACGGGGACGTGCAGGAGTGAAGTACACGTACCCGCCATGTTTTGGATGTATTGTGGATAAGATATGGTTAAAGAGCGCACGTTCGTAAAAATCCGCCTGCTTGGCACTGTGATCCATATTGAACAGGCGTTCCGTCAACTTGAGCATATTGTACGTATTGCAGGATTCCGGTCCTTCGCGTTCCTCCACGTACTTTTTGTGATTGTCGAGCGCCGGAAAATGTTCCGAGATACTGTTGCCCCCAATCGCAATGCTACGCTTGTTCACGACGCGGTCCCAGAAATATTCGGAACCCTTCACGTAAGTCTGGTCGCCCGTGAGCTCGGCAATACGCGCAAAACCCACGACTTTCGGCACCTGCGTATTCGCGTGGATGTTCGTCAAGTTATCATTCCCTGCCGCCATCGCATTCAAAAGCCACTTGTGCGACCAGCGCTTGGCCTCCTTCAGGTACTTTTCGTTTTTCGTCAGTGCGTATGCATCGGCGTAGACTTCGTCCATGCCGCCATGTTCCGTGCCAAGCATCGATTCCATGGCATTGTCGTTGAGTCCGCCCGTAATCGTAAGACCCCAGTCGCAAAGGGCAAGGAACATCGTCTTCGCCTGTTCATAGCCGCCATAGATATAGGCATCGCGGAGGCCCGCAAAAGTCTTGTGGATATTGTACCACGGCACCCAATAGCCGTTCTGCGCCCCCGCATTTCCGCTCTTGAACTTGAGCCACATCTGCTTTCCGTTCGGGACACCGCTCAGGTAGCCCTTGAAATTTGCATCCTTGGAATTCTGGTCCTGAATCGTCTTGAGTTCGTTCAGCACATATTCCAGGCGTTCCTTGATAAGTTCGTCGCCCGTTGCCGCATACTGCATCGCCAAGGCACTCAAATAATGCCCAAGCACATGTCCGTCGAGGCCTGCCCAGTTCGAAAACTTGGAAGCCTTCGGCGTCATGCCCGCTTCCTCGTAGAAGGGTGCAATCAGCTTGTCCGTATCGTAGGCAAGCAGCGTTTCGACATTTAAATCCTGCCGCTCCTTAAGCGGACCATCAAGCAGCTGGACATCTCCCAGCGCAAACATGTCGGGGTAAAGCAGATCCTGCGAAAAGCCCTGCGTAAAGGCGCCGCCCACAATAGCAAGGGCGATGCAGGCCAAGCGATTCTTTTTGATTCCAAACATCGTGTACCATCCTTTTTTCCAACACTCAATTATCCACTATAAAATTAAATCCTATAATGGCAAAAAATCCCCTATTCGGGGATTTAG
Protein-coding sequences here:
- a CDS encoding DNA-deoxyinosine glycosylase, producing MKTKNRLEAIVNEDSEILILGSLPGDKTLEVNEKIKSADEYGTPQYYCSPSNRFWKIIASLQNQNSKASFSNAEKSDLLKSTRIALWDVCKTANRKNSDDKNIKNATFDYESIRDFIKNNPNIKTVAFNGKKASKIFSKKYQEKMNTELFSRQINFLPYLPSSSGLNKKKSLEQLIEDWKNVLYQTKE
- a CDS encoding FISUMP domain-containing protein, producing MKPLFILSVVASALLVACSSGDGDENAVTQPETGENNPEGQLESSSGFGESSNMNANGIEYGLLTDSRDGKTYKTVTIGSQTWMAENLIYEGGSFCFKKSADSCAKYGQLYGWFAAKNACPSGWHLPDTSEWRSLYLAMGNDPYAMQATGQADWPKATDAYGFSALPAGYHCTESYFRYDGSPAKFWSSTKCDSIRHCSRGDIFYWNLDANSASFGNTNQICSLPIRCVQNAVISVVRGNMTDARDGKTYKTVAIDSQTWMAENLNYEVENSFCYNNSVDSCAKYGRLYTWAAAVGMSEEKCGKGNECGLAESIRGVCPEGWHLPDEYEWRKLYSTIEKNPYAMQATGWTEWPKATDAYGFSALPVGVYYGYFYNAGFYACFWSASERNNDYAYRWYLGTAEAYFDFHTKDDGFSVRCIQDDP
- a CDS encoding GIY-YIG nuclease family protein, yielding MNGTLIDAKSLREKAERSLESNSGIYKWWAKRTELKTILDVLGVTSKDFEKEMEQKYGLYCIYVGKADSLEKRLKDNHVNGRAKSTLRKSIGGVLLAEYGPENLKERIDDFIDKLKIEYELVDLEKLKESEKKEIGKEYLRVFNGNSNGHKELRKLYGDRLTDLRKKFVEVKMKK
- a CDS encoding fibrobacter succinogenes major paralogous domain-containing protein, whose amino-acid sequence is MKPLFILSVAAALFAACGSDGDNAVTQPAPCECNRESMLETSSSLDMGGNSSISSNSNVLMSSSSVFMLSDFSVVSPESVVRGKITDSRDGKTYKTVTIGSQTWMAENLNYETELSYCYNNSIDSCAKYGRHYTWDAAMNACPDGWHLPEAYEWYILYLAVDKDPNALQATGWTKWRFATDAYGFSALPAGAYYKGFGGVGDNQTFFWSATEYLVGQAVLFNLGDNVKPEDIFYKDRGFSVRCLKDGP
- a CDS encoding beta-L-arabinofuranosidase domain-containing protein, coding for MFGIKKNRLACIALAIVGGAFTQGFSQDLLYPDMFALGDVQLLDGPLKERQDLNVETLLAYDTDKLIAPFYEEAGMTPKASKFSNWAGLDGHVLGHYLSALAMQYAATGDELIKERLEYVLNELKTIQDQNSKDANFKGYLSGVPNGKQMWLKFKSGNAGAQNGYWVPWYNIHKTFAGLRDAYIYGGYEQAKTMFLALCDWGLTITGGLNDNAMESMLGTEHGGMDEVYADAYALTKNEKYLKEAKRWSHKWLLNAMAAGNDNLTNIHANTQVPKVVGFARIAELTGDQTYVKGSEYFWDRVVNKRSIAIGGNSISEHFPALDNHKKYVEEREGPESCNTYNMLKLTERLFNMDHSAKQADFYERALFNHILSTIHPKHGGYVYFTPARPRHYRVYSKVNAAMWCCVGSGMENPTKYSQFIYTKDGDNLYVNLFAASLLNWKDKKVTVKQETAFPKGESAKFTVTGSGSFDFKVRHPYWVKEADFKVIVNGDTVVKKSDPSSYVSAGKSWKSGDVIEVLFPMYTHTEDLPGVSDYVALLHGPIVLSAKTGTENLNGLVADDGRWSHIASGALQSLDQAPMLASKKEEIPSKVEPVKGEPMHFKAPYLFANKKDANLLLEPFYEVHDVRYMMYWMVLTDPSILERLKKEQEEALALDEKTVDKVAPGEQQPEVDHKMKVENSSTGTHQGEFYRDAGKCSGGDGGLISYEFETNSEDSLSLMVRYWGNEGCTRTFDIMVDDEKLVTENIAGKWNKDEFMNVTYPIPDNMVKGKKIVRISFTASSGMVGGIFGVRLLRNKPKPESTTIAAPSESRVARPDLKARIMGDELQIATGTALSQGLTAKIFSINGRLVKSQMLPAGQSAFSIGIADMKSGMYILKIQRDGMSFASSIFRKER